The genome window AGGAGTTGAATTTCTGTCTGTAATGACTGATGGCTTCAacattatttcagttttgtttaaTCAGGTAATTGTCTTACAAAATTAGTAATTGGAGAGCATTCCCAAGTGATACATTTCCGGTGGCAAAATTAGATCTGCAGCCtaccttcattttttttcccctagagaTTTGTTTTGGAGTAGCTTTTGTGTGACTTCAGCTGTGTTACAAAGATACACTATTAGTGAGGGAAATTATGTATCATTTTAATCTATTGTGCAAGgttgttttccagcttttctgtATACATTTCTCTTGATTGTGGGATAAAAACACAGCCTTAATAATGGATGTATTGATGGGATTCAGTAATTATCATTGTTCATAAGGCCATTCTGGAACTCTAAGATGATGGAAAATTaacaatttattatttttaagccTGTCTGTCGTGTAACAAGACTGACAATAAAGTGAATCTGTTTTTAGAAGCTCTGTTACTGAAATAACCATTTTGTAAAGAAACAACAGTGCTGTGATGTGAATGTTGAGTCAGTGGCTTTGCCTGGTTCTGCTCAGAACTTTGAATGTTGGGAGCTGGAGATTACATTTCTCCTTGCCTGCAGACAGGCACATGATCGATTCAAATCAACAATAAATTCTTTTAAACCCTGAGCTCGTCGAATTAACCACATTAAATCTATTATGAAAAAAACAATTCGCTGTGTGTGGTAGGACGTGACTGCAGCTTTTGTAACAACCCAGCCAGTGTGGTGGGAACACCACAGGTTGTTGtttttccagcactgctgcacctACATTTGCCCTTTTGCCTCGGAAGCAATGCTGAATCCCACAAGATCTGAAAAAACCCTTATCGATCTCTTGACTTGAATGGGCCGGTCCTTCAGGGCATAGCTTTACCCCGGAGCAGATGGCGTCGCCGAGCAGCGAGGATGCAtttgagcactgccaggggctCTCCCTGGCCGACGTGGAGAGCGCGCCCAGCCTGCGCAGCCGCTCCGCCAGCCTCAGCAGCGCCGGCTCCAGCGGCCGCCTGCAGCTGCGGCACAGGGTGGCCCAGCTGATGGCCTGCGTGGAGGACATCAGCTCGGATGACGAGATCCACGAAGAAGTGTCTCGCACTCTGGATGAAGCTTTCCTCATCTGGGGGAGAAAGCTGAAGGATAAGTGGCAAGAGTTCAGGTTTTGCTCCCTCCAGTTGGTTGTTTTCGTGTTGGCGGCTAGATTTGTGGTTGATGAAAAGTGGCAGAAATTCACTTAGAAATTAGGACGTTCTTAGAGTCGGTTGCCTGTCCGCATTTCAATTTTAGCATTGGTTTTGTgtggtttctgtttgtttttagaTTGCATTTAGTTACCTGGAATGTGGGCACAGCTTCTCCCCCTCCCGATGTCACAAGTTTACTCCAGCTCAACTCGCTGGGCCCCACCACGGACATGTACGTGATAGGGTGAGTGATATTAAAGACTTGCTTTGTGAGTTAACTGCAAATCTGCTGGGTCTCAGCATGGTGTGTGTGAGAGGACTGTGTGATGTGAATCACTGCCTGGGAGATGGTTTAACACCACTGCTACCAGAGGGTGAATACTAACTTAGTCTAACAGGGGACTAACTTAGAACAGAGATGATTTATAGCAgttggctgctgctgtgtggtgaCAGAATGCAGAATATCTTTTCTAAACATATAAAAAGTTTGGGCTGCTGTTTATATTTTTGATAGCATGTTCATTTTGATATGAAAGTTATTggaaattcagcattttttaaGGGAATTTGTGCCTAACAAGCTTGCACTATCTGCCACTGTGTTTTCCAAACTATGTTGAAATTCTGACAGTCAGGTTTTTATAACACATCTTGATTCTGGCATTGTCTTAAACTCTATCTTCAGGTGTATATTTTGTTTTACTCAGTGTCAGATGTGTTAGATCTGTGTGTGGGTTAAACTGCTTGAATGAGAATGAGCAGCAAGAAATTTCTGGGGTCTGTGTTCTGCAAAATTCCTGTGAATTCTGTCCAAACCAGCTGGTGCAATGTGAGTAATTGTGATGTATTCAGCTTACAGGAGGTGAATTCAAAAATCACCAATTTTCTGTCTGACTTGGCATTTGATGATCCATGGAGCATTTTTTTCATGACTGTCCTGTCTCCCTTGGGATATATCAAGGTAATTATTAACACAACTCTTACATGTCACAGCACTGAAGTAaaagtcttaatttttttccctcagattaTCCATAAAAGAGAAGTTGATGGTGTTTTTGCAGGTGTCTGTCACTTCCATAGGTATACGTGTTACAAGTGATTCTTCATCACACCtgtgttttcctgtttttcatGTGATGTGAACTCATACTGAACAGCATTATTTCTTGTGGCCACAATATCTTTATCTCTCTCTTGTTTGTAGAAAAGTTTTTTGCTCTGTGCAATATTGGGGAACTGTATTGTGATGCTTCTAATGTAGTCTTGCACTATAAATATCCCAAGCAATGGCAGTGATTTTCGTTAACATTGGTAAGGCTCCTttatcttgttttgtttttgtttttttttctttttccaatttGTTTGCAGGTGAAAATAAATTGCATATGTGTAAAATAGGATTTTAGTgggtatatatatttatgtgagGACTTGATTTTTAGTTGAAGACCTATAACATTATATTGGAATTCAAATGATAAGATTTTGGGGTAATATCAGGGACATAAGAGCAGCTGAAGTACTGGCTATTTTAATAATGCCAACAATAAATGTAGGAAGATATCCTGAATTTCTCTATAAAGAGAAATTCAAAGCCTTTTGTAGTGGTTTTCTAAACCAAGCACTATTTCTGGCTGATTttgctgaggtgattgcatTATCTGCACGCTAATCAGACTCAGTAGTTGTGCTGTTCTTTTAATTgtaattaaacaaaacaaaggacCCATTGGGagttacaaaaagaaaaaaacccacattgtTCACTCTGGTCTAAGTCATTGCTGATAAAAATTCAGAATCTGGCCGTGGGCTGACATTCAGGCCCTGTATACACACAGTTAAAAGAATCCCTGCTGGTATGCCTGGCTGATTTTGAATTCTAATTTCTAACAGAGGCACTTTGGAGCACACTAATGAATGGATGCTGCCACCTAATGGCTTTCAGCAGGACTTGATTAGCTCTAGTAATCAGGGGGAGCTGTCAGGCCGGGTCAAAATCAAACCAGGCAGAAGGAAAGGTTATCCCAGGACTTAGCCAGGAATTTGGCTGAGCAGGAGAGGAGCACTTACCCCTTGGCTGACCTGTGACGAGGGTGGGTGTGGAGGGAGAGGTGTCATCCTTGGGACATTCTGTCCCCTCAGTAGCAGGGTCTGTTTTCAGAGTGTTCAGTTGGTCACAGTCCATTCTTCCAGCATCCACAGGATCGTGTTCCCTCTGTGCAAGGGCTTTGCTTGATTTGGCTCTGAGGgctggtggggctgctgctggctccagcaggggAGGGGTCAGTGCCTGCTTGTGCTCAGATCCTGTAGATCTTGAGAAACCTCTGCCACGGCAGAGTGAagtaaagcaaataaataataaaaggcCTGGAAGATCTTGGTGCCTCATGAATGTAATTATGGAAAGGAGAATGCTGACTACTAAAATATTTATGCATCGTTGCAGTAATTGCAGTCCATTGTTTCAGTATTCTGTGTGGTATTTTCTTGGGTTCAAGGACAATGCaaacattaaaatatattctgaaaTCATTTAATTGTGTAGATAGGGAGACAAAGAAGGAATTCTGCTTTAAATTTTGGGCTGAATTTTTAGTGCTTCTCTAGCAGTTGTATAGTCAGTTTTATTCTAATGTAGTCTTTTTCTAAATTAATCCAGCACAAAATTGAACTACAGTTAATGTATTTCAATGCCTGTATTTTAAATTGAATCATGATCTTAAAACACAATGAATCTTGCATCTCATGCCAGGATCATTGTAAAGTCCATAAATGTTCAATGAAGGACATCTTTATTAGACTGTTTCCacacacaaaccaaaaaaaccccaaaccacaaaacCCCCTTGTCTTGTATGCCCTCTAAGTGTTTGGTAAATCAGTTTTTACAGGCACTGCAAGGCAGGAGTTTCTGCTGTTTGCAGCTTATTGTTTTTGCAGATGCCTGGAATTGACTGCTGTGCTTTTGAAGGCATTTAGAATATTTAATGATCTGCTCAAGGATGCTTCAGTTTgaaaaagctgctgctgttggaggACTTGTAGGTGTGAGTTATAAAGCTTTTAGTGAAAAATGAAGGATTTGGTCCTTCATGAACAGGATTCTtaaagacagaaagaaacaaGAGGCTGGTGAGGCAGAAGAAAAGTCTTTAAAGAGGTTTGGCCAGGTGCATATTTTGAGGGTGACTTCTAATTGAAATATAATGTTGGAATTGTGTTAATTAGATGAGGAATTGATCACATTTCTTtataaaaaatatgtttttcacAGCACTGAAATGAATCTGCATTTACTGTCACGGTATTGAGGCCAGGCTTGGCAAGGGAATTGCATGACTTCTGCTGTGACCTTCTTCCCTAAAAGCTCCTGTGAAGTAAACCCAAGGAGCTCCTGGAAATgacctttccttcttttctctcccCCCAGCTCTCCTCCGTTCGCATGCAGGGGTTGCTGCTTCTGATCTTTGTGAAGCACGCGCACCTTCCCTTCATCCGCGACATCCACACCCACTACACCCGCACAGGCCTCTATGGCTACTGGGTAAGGCCTGCCTCTGGTCACTGCTGGTGCTCCCTGCTGGGACAGAGAGGATGTGctctaattaaaaattaataaccTGACAAGCAGACTCATTTGTTTGAACCTCGTGGGCAGCACAGACCGTAATTTCAGATTTCAGTTTGTTTGCTGATACGCAGCAAGTTGTGTGAAGGAAATTGTACTGATTTAAATCTTAATTGCAAGAATTAAAAGGTTGTAGGTGGTGTTAGTTCCATTTGCAGGCACTGACTGCAGTTTCAGGGAAAGTTGTTCATCTTCCTTGCCAGGGGAACAAAGGAGGAGTCAGCGTCCGCATGTCCCTCTTTGGGCACACGATCTGTTTCATGAACTGCCACTTGCCAGCTCACATGGAGAACACAGAGCAGCGACTGGATGACTTTGAGAAAATTCTGGAAATGCAGTTTGAAGGAGAGGGTATTCCAAGTCCCTTGGATCACGAGTGAGTTGTTCACTCAgttctgtgttatttttatcTGTTATAGGGTGAACTCTTGCACTGAAGAGttttgggtttggatttttcatccatcattttattttaaatgtccCTTCAGCCTGACCCTGAactctgggagaaaaaaagacaaatgtcTGTTTTACAAGACTGTTCTCTTCCAGTCTCTAATTACATTGATTTGTTAGCATATAGATTGTACATGTCATGCAGGAAAGCTTTAGAAGCTAAAGCGTGTTTGTACCAAAAATCCTTTAGGTTGCTGTTAAATGTTCAGAGATGCAAGATGCAGGAGCAGCAAGAATGCAAGAGACTTAATTTACTGTTTCaattacttaattttttttgttgttgtttagcAGCAGGTCCCTGCGTAAGCTTATCTATAGCTACTTAATGTTTGTGTTAAAGCTGTTTGCGTTAAGTAATGAAAGTGATTAGAGCACCTAATTAGTGTAATGGCTAACATTCTGTCAAATTCTTCCTTTGAGTTAATAGATTCATCTAAATCTTCCTTGTTTGATGCatcttggtttggttttcagGCTTCTCTTCTGGTTTGGAGACCTGAACTTCCGGATAGCAGATTATGGGATACACTTTGTCAGAGAATCTATCAATAACAAGCGTTTCAGTCTGCTCTGGGAGAAGGACCAGGTGGGTTGGCTCAGTCCctctgggggtttggttttggttttaatgCACACAAACACAATGTGGGAGTTAAATTACACCCCGAGCTTCTAATTTCTATTAAAGGACAAAAACTCAGAGCTGTCATGAGGTGGAACATGAGGTGGTCATAAGCCCCAGCTAATTGCaaactttttctgcttttgtgcaGTTTCTTACTCATTTACAATGCTCCTGTTTGACTGGAGATTTCTTTGAACTTCTTGTCTTGTCAGTTGTTCCTCACCTTTATCTCTCCTCCCAATAATTCTTTTTAAGACAACATTAGTCTGGATGTTTTGGGTAGAATTGCCTCTAAACTTTTAGATGGATTGTGTCAAGAGTTCTGGCTATAACAAAGAGACCCTTCTGAATTTACCTTTCCAATGCTGTAGTGACTGCAATGTTGAATTCTTGGAAGATGCTCTCCCAATCATCCCTTAAGCTCTGATTTTTTGAACATAATCTTTAAAAGttactttttatttctgcagttAAATATGGCAAaaaagaaggaagcatttcTGAAGGAATTCAAAGAGGGTCCTCTGCAGTTTAAGCCCACCTACAAGTTTGACCTTGACTCGGAAGTTTATGACACAAGGTAAAAGATAAAATGAGTTTAGATGTGGAATATGAGAGTGAGTGTGGTGCTTGGTTAAATATCACTTCAGTAATCAGCAAACTTGAATTTCCTGTGTGCTGGGGCTGTTGAGCTTTTCTGTTGGGCTTGGATTGATCAAATCTgaataaatgaatatttttggCTGAAGAAGCTGGGGTCTGCTGATTGTATGAGGGAAGTAATGAAACAACCCAGCTGCCTTTTTGGAAAGACCAGattaacaaaataaatgagCACTTGTTTAAGCTgcttctgttttgttctttccTACTAAAAATGCTCACTGGTTGtcaaaaaggagcaaaagaaTAATTGTCTGTCATTTTTGCTTCCCTTCTCTGtttaatatttgaaaattaatgTATATTTGTCTTTATTGATTGCTTTAAGTTGAAGATGGGGTATCTTAAAtttccaaagtttttctgtGATATTAAAGTCTGTTTGTTAAGTATTAGTGTTATGTTTCCACAGAAGGATAAGTTCCTGTCCAAACAGGGTTTTGTACTGATCTTTGTCTTTATTTCCAGAGAACAGAAGTCCCTGTTTTGGTTTAAGTAAGAAGAGAACTTTCTGAATTTTGtagttatttttaatatttcagaatCAAAACAAGGCTCCATCTGAgcttttgctttgatttttgtgaaatatttgaaaatcagATGGCAGCTGATTTTCTTTAGGGATTTTCTCTAACCTGTCTGAAAGCTGCAGTGTTATCTGCTCTGCTGTTGCACTGAATATTGGAAGTTATTCATGTGGACCCATTACATTTTGCTTCACAATTTAATATAACGAGATGTAATGGGACCAGCAGTAAATCcatcttaaaaaaatacttaagaTAATCCAAACCTGGACATTTTACAAATGATTCATAGCCTGGTTGTCTGTATTGGCTGATTTGGAGAGCAAACAGTGTGGTTACACATTCTGTGTGCATCCTGCTGCTGTTCAAGCTACCAGAGAGACTTTGCTCAGATGGGGGAAACCAGCAAGACCTCGAGGCAAGCACCCTGCAACGGTTGCATTTACTGAAGCCcagagaattttatttttggtaCTCCTTCAGTGTGAATTCTGAGGGTTTCTTTCCCATCTAATACTCCATTTTCTCTAAAACAGGGAGTGTTTTACCTTAAgttgtttttttggtatttcctgcacagcagagcagacatCTGGCATCTCCTAAAGATTTCTGTTGGTTTATGGAATTACTGCAGTAAGTGGGATAAGGCCCTTAGTAATTTCAAATCTTTCCACTTTATTAAAGGTAGGAAGGGGTAAAACAAAATTATGTTGAATATTGAACCAAATGGCCTTGGTTTTGATATTTAAACTGACAGTTTTCTTTACACATCCTGCTTTTAACTTTCACAATCCAATCCAGTCCATTCTAATTCCTCTTCCATAGGGTATGATCTTTTCTCCATTTCAATTTGAAGTGATCCACCcatccacagagctgctgttaaGCCTTCCTCCCACTACAGAGACAGCCACAGAGGGCTCATGTCTTCTGGTGTAATTGATATGGTATAAAAGGAAACTCTGCATTGTGATAACAGTTTGATGTATAGTACAGTTGCAGGCACAACTTCCTTGATTATGGAATTTTGAAAGCCTGTTTTTGTGAGACAGCAGTAGTTTGCAAACCTGAAATGCAGGCTGGTACAACTTAGAAGAACTTCTAAACAGAGAATTGCTGTGGCACCTGTGATGACCATAAGCTACCCAAGTTTGTCCTGTCTTGTGTTGTTAAAGGAAACTTGCTCtcaaatattttgaataatttcAAACATCATTCAGACTCTTCCTACATATTCCTTATGTTTAGACCCTCATTTCTCAGAATATTGTATATTTGGAGCCTGGGGCAGTTGTTGTATTATCTCTAAATTCATGCATGTTTTTACAGGGTTTTAGGAGAAAGTATCATTTCCTGTATGAAGCCAACTAACCCACTGAAATGTCCTTCTCCCCTTCATTTTACTCCTCTTTCAGAATGCCATGATCTGTGCTGAATGGAGTTCAAATTAAGGAAATGTTGCTTGTAAAACACATTAATCAGAGCTGTAAAATTAAGCTTGGATATGATTGCCTCCTTTTATTAATATGTAGCTCACAGTCTTTGAACTCTGAGTAGATTTTGCACAGCATTCTTAGCTTTTGGCAACTTGTTTCTCTGCTCATTTCACTTTTTACTTACATTTTTGCagtgagaagaaaagaaagccaGCCTGGACTGATAGAATTCTATGGAAAGTGAAAAATCTCAGCGAGGCTGCATCAAAAGAAGGCGAATTCCCTGAAGAAGAGAATCCAGTTTCTGTTACTCTGACTAGCTATGTCAGTCACATGAGCTATGGCATCAGTGATCACAAACCTGTCACAGGAACTTTCAAGCTTGAGGTGCTGTCCCAGTTATGAAAAAGTTTGTTTTACTCAGTATTGCCTTACAGCTGCTGATCTCCTAAACCATAATTTCTGTTTCATCTCTGACCATAGTAAAGGCAGCAAATTGCTTTCAGGTTATTTCCAGTCAGTTAAAGAGTCCCACAGGTGGCAGTTGTGGCTGAGAAGAATAACTGAAGGAATGACAGGCTTGACTGAGTTTAAACTTTGTTTTTTGGTGTAGATGAAGCCTCTTGTCTCAGATCCCTTGGTGGTGCTGAATCCTGAGGGTGACTGGAGTGCAGAGCACGATGTTCTCATCAGCTACTCCGCGGCGCCTGAACTCCCCAGCAGTGCTTGGGACTGGATTGGGCTCTTCCAGGTAATGTCACCTCATCGTGGCTCTTCAGCAAAGATGGGGAATGTGactgcaggagctcctggagagtTTGAGAGCACTGATTCTTGCtagggcagagctctgtgaaaTAGTTGTGTGCTTGATTGCTGTTAGTTTCTGTGTGCTGACAGTTTAGCTCTACAGCATGTGAGTCCTTCCACACCCTTTAAATCCTCTGCTAAGGTAATCTGGTTGTTTATTGAAGTAAAATGTTGCAGAAGCTGTGGAAAGGAGCTGatgcaacaaaaataaaagtcagTGGAAGGGTGAGAGAACAGAGagtcccaccctcccagaaACAGAAGATGTGTGCATGTCCCCAAAATGTTTTGATCCTAAGAGTGTTTTAATTACTTCAGTGAAACAG of Passer domesticus isolate bPasDom1 chromosome 19, bPasDom1.hap1, whole genome shotgun sequence contains these proteins:
- the INPP5K gene encoding inositol polyphosphate 5-phosphatase K isoform X3 gives rise to the protein METAGLPTKELRLHLVTWNVGTASPPPDVTSLLQLNSLGPTTDMYVIGLQEVNSKITNFLSDLAFDDPWSIFFMTVLSPLGYIKLSSVRMQGLLLLIFVKHAHLPFIRDIHTHYTRTGLYGYWGNKGGVSVRMSLFGHTICFMNCHLPAHMENTEQRLDDFEKILEMQFEGEGIPSPLDHELLFWFGDLNFRIADYGIHFVRESINNKRFSLLWEKDQLNMAKKKEAFLKEFKEGPLQFKPTYKFDLDSEVYDTREQKSLFWFNEKKRKPAWTDRILWKVKNLSEAASKEGEFPEEENPVSVTLTSYVSHMSYGISDHKPVTGTFKLEMKPLVSDPLVVLNPEGDWSAEHDVLISYSAAPELPSSAWDWIGLFQVTFRHVKDYITYAWVEDDEISSSRNSKQVYMSASEIPKMGGEFLLCYFSNNLQSIVGISEPFQIQPSQTPVAKGVPEEESSWLHKPDNPESAGGSENRKDI
- the INPP5K gene encoding inositol polyphosphate 5-phosphatase K isoform X2; amino-acid sequence: MASPSSEDAFEHCQGLSLADVESAPSLRSRSASLSSAGSSGRLQLRHRVAQLMACVEDISSDDEIHEEVSRTLDEAFLIWGRKLKDKWQEFRLHLVTWNVGTASPPPDVTSLLQLNSLGPTTDMYVIGLQEVNSKITNFLSDLAFDDPWSIFFMTVLSPLGYIKLSSVRMQGLLLLIFVKHAHLPFIRDIHTHYTRTGLYGYWGNKGGVSVRMSLFGHTICFMNCHLPAHMENTEQRLDDFEKILEMQFEGEGIPSPLDHELLFWFGDLNFRIADYGIHFVRESINNKRFSLLWEKDQLNMAKKKEAFLKEFKEGPLQFKPTYKFDLDSEVYDTSEKKRKPAWTDRILWKVKNLSEAASKEGEFPEEENPVSVTLTSYVSHMSYGISDHKPVTGTFKLEMKPLVSDPLVVLNPEGDWSAEHDVLISYSAAPELPSSAWDWIGLFQVTFRHVKDYITYAWVEDDEISSSRNSKQVYMSASEIPKMGGEFLLCYFSNNLQSIVGISEPFQIQPSQTPVAKGVPEEESSWLHKPDNPESAGGSENRKDI
- the INPP5K gene encoding inositol polyphosphate 5-phosphatase K isoform X1; translation: MASPSSEDAFEHCQGLSLADVESAPSLRSRSASLSSAGSSGRLQLRHRVAQLMACVEDISSDDEIHEEVSRTLDEAFLIWGRKLKDKWQEFRLHLVTWNVGTASPPPDVTSLLQLNSLGPTTDMYVIGLQEVNSKITNFLSDLAFDDPWSIFFMTVLSPLGYIKLSSVRMQGLLLLIFVKHAHLPFIRDIHTHYTRTGLYGYWGNKGGVSVRMSLFGHTICFMNCHLPAHMENTEQRLDDFEKILEMQFEGEGIPSPLDHELLFWFGDLNFRIADYGIHFVRESINNKRFSLLWEKDQLNMAKKKEAFLKEFKEGPLQFKPTYKFDLDSEVYDTREQKSLFWFNEKKRKPAWTDRILWKVKNLSEAASKEGEFPEEENPVSVTLTSYVSHMSYGISDHKPVTGTFKLEMKPLVSDPLVVLNPEGDWSAEHDVLISYSAAPELPSSAWDWIGLFQVTFRHVKDYITYAWVEDDEISSSRNSKQVYMSASEIPKMGGEFLLCYFSNNLQSIVGISEPFQIQPSQTPVAKGVPEEESSWLHKPDNPESAGGSENRKDI
- the INPP5K gene encoding inositol polyphosphate 5-phosphatase K isoform X4 — protein: METAGLPTKELRLHLVTWNVGTASPPPDVTSLLQLNSLGPTTDMYVIGLQEVNSKITNFLSDLAFDDPWSIFFMTVLSPLGYIKLSSVRMQGLLLLIFVKHAHLPFIRDIHTHYTRTGLYGYWGNKGGVSVRMSLFGHTICFMNCHLPAHMENTEQRLDDFEKILEMQFEGEGIPSPLDHELLFWFGDLNFRIADYGIHFVRESINNKRFSLLWEKDQLNMAKKKEAFLKEFKEGPLQFKPTYKFDLDSEVYDTSEKKRKPAWTDRILWKVKNLSEAASKEGEFPEEENPVSVTLTSYVSHMSYGISDHKPVTGTFKLEMKPLVSDPLVVLNPEGDWSAEHDVLISYSAAPELPSSAWDWIGLFQVTFRHVKDYITYAWVEDDEISSSRNSKQVYMSASEIPKMGGEFLLCYFSNNLQSIVGISEPFQIQPSQTPVAKGVPEEESSWLHKPDNPESAGGSENRKDI